The window CAGTTCGTACTGCTGCGCGTTGGTGTCCTGGTACTCGTCGACCAGCACGTGGCGCAGCGCGGCCTGCCACTTCGCGCGCACCACGTCGTGCCGCTGCAGCAGCGCCACCGGCAGGCCGATCAGGTCGTCGAAGTCCACCGCCTGGTAGGCGGCCAGCCGCTCCTGGTAGCGCGTCATCACGCGCGCGGCCTGCACCTCGTCGGGGTTCTTCGCCTCGGCTTCGGCCTGGGCCGGCGTCAGGCCCTGGTTCTTCCAGAGGCTGATGGCCCACTGCCAGCGCCGCGCGGTCTTGGCGTCGGTGGTGCCGCCGGCGTCGCGCAGGATGCCCAGCACGTCGTCGCTGTCGAGGATCGAGAACTGCGGCTTCAGGCCCAGCGCCGCGCCGTCCTCGCGCAGCAGCCGCACGCCGAGCGAGTGGAAGGTGCTGATCAGCAGGCCCTTGGCCGGCCGCGCCCCCACCAGGGCCTTGGCGCGCTCGCGCATCTCGGCCGCCGCCTTGTTGGTGAAGGTGATGGCGGCGATCTGCGACGGAGCCAGCCCGGCCTCCAGCAGGCGCGCGATCTTGTGCGTGATCACGCGCGTCTTGCCCGAGCCGGCGCCGGCCAGCACCAGGCAGGGGCCGGCCAGGTGGTGAACCGCCTGCATCTGGGCGGTGTTGAGCGAGACAGGCGCGGACAAGGAGGACGGAGCGGAGACGACGGGACGGAGCCGTGGCGAACGGCGGGGCGCGCGATGATAGCCAAGCGCTGCCGGCCGAGGCCTCGGTGCGCGGCCTGACATACTGCCGCCGCGATGCAAGCGATCCTGTCCGTCACGGTGCCGTTCTTCGCGCTCGTGCTGTGCGGCTACCTCGCGGCGCGCACGCGCGTGATGCCGGAGGCCGCGATCCCCGGCCTCAACGCCTTCGTGCTGTTCTTCGCCCTGCCCTGCATGCTGTTCCGCTTCGGCGCGGGCACGCCGATCGGCAACCTGCTGAACCCGACGATGCTGGCGGTCTACACGCTCGCGGGCCTCGGCCTCGTGGCGCTGACCGTCGTGCTCACTCTCGGTGCGCGCGTGCACCTCAAGGATGCGGCCTTCGGCGCGCTGGTGGCCGCTTTCCCGAACAGCGGCTTCATGGGCATGCCGATGATGACGGCGCTGATCGGTGCAGCCGCGGCCGGCCCGGTGATGGTCACGCTGCTGGTCGACATGTTCATCGTCAGCTCGGTCTGCCTCGCGCTGGCGCAGATGCATGCGGCCTCGCACCTGCCGCTCGGCGCACGCCTGCGCAACGCGCTGCGCGGGCCGATCGCCAACCCGCAGCCCTGGGCCATCGCGCT is drawn from Methylibium petroleiphilum PM1 and contains these coding sequences:
- a CDS encoding AEC family transporter, whose protein sequence is MQAILSVTVPFFALVLCGYLAARTRVMPEAAIPGLNAFVLFFALPCMLFRFGAGTPIGNLLNPTMLAVYTLAGLGLVALTVVLTLGARVHLKDAAFGALVAAFPNSGFMGMPMMTALIGAAAAGPVMVTLLVDMFIVSSVCLALAQMHAASHLPLGARLRNALRGPIANPQPWAIALGALFSAAGLVLPGPLARIVELLAAAATPVALFTIGAVLWRAGEHARLDAAASDGARRASLVAVLPLALIKLCVHPALLFAIGSAAIAVGAALTPFNLMVLTLTAALPSASGVSLLAERHGADTGRVARVIMASTVLAFVSFSALAWWFGVQGG